The Streptomyces luteogriseus genome includes a window with the following:
- a CDS encoding tyrosine-type recombinase/integrase, whose product MAGHIQDRWYKTEPGPNGKPMRVKTDRYGNGLRYRARYVGPDGTEKSRSFPDRQKRRAEEWLSETAADMSRGQYVDPRAARTTFQQYAERWIAGQTTDLNTRIGAETRLRLHAFPRIGARPLGSFRPVHIREFVRDLENDSIGGTYARNIYANVRAVLSAAVDDGHLARNPCSAASVRPPAVSSSRVVPWLPSQVRAVRDALPERYRAMVDVGSGCGLRQGEIIGLAEDTLQLDSDTLRVTAQVKLIRGVAVFAPPKGNKERDVPLPSSVASALRQHMKNHPPVSIKLPWARPDGPLTERRLIFTNTADGIVWRSNFNIQEWKPALAAAGIIPTPEPGKPYASARHHGMHALRHFYASVLLDAGESIKAVSEYLGHSDPAMTLRVYAHLMPSSSERARRALDSVFGTAQEP is encoded by the coding sequence ATGGCTGGGCACATCCAAGACCGCTGGTACAAAACCGAGCCGGGTCCGAACGGCAAGCCGATGAGGGTCAAGACCGACCGCTACGGCAACGGTCTCCGCTACCGGGCCCGGTACGTCGGCCCGGACGGCACCGAGAAGAGCCGATCCTTCCCAGACCGTCAGAAGCGCCGGGCGGAAGAGTGGCTGTCCGAGACTGCTGCCGACATGTCCCGTGGTCAGTACGTCGATCCCAGGGCTGCCCGGACGACCTTCCAGCAGTACGCGGAACGCTGGATCGCAGGGCAGACGACCGACCTGAACACACGCATCGGAGCGGAAACCCGTCTCCGGCTGCACGCCTTCCCTCGTATCGGGGCGCGTCCGCTCGGGTCCTTCCGCCCGGTCCACATCCGCGAGTTCGTTCGCGACCTGGAGAACGACTCGATAGGCGGCACCTACGCTCGCAACATCTACGCCAACGTCCGCGCGGTGCTGTCGGCCGCCGTGGATGACGGCCACCTCGCGCGGAACCCGTGCTCGGCTGCGTCCGTCCGCCCGCCCGCTGTCTCCTCCTCCCGCGTCGTGCCCTGGCTCCCGTCCCAGGTGCGTGCGGTCCGCGACGCCCTACCCGAGCGCTACCGAGCCATGGTCGACGTCGGCAGCGGCTGCGGCCTCCGGCAGGGCGAGATCATCGGTCTGGCCGAAGACACCTTGCAGCTCGACAGCGACACCCTTCGGGTCACCGCTCAGGTCAAGCTGATCCGGGGCGTCGCGGTCTTCGCCCCGCCCAAGGGCAACAAAGAGCGGGACGTACCGCTGCCGTCCTCGGTGGCCTCCGCTCTGCGGCAGCACATGAAGAACCACCCGCCCGTGAGCATCAAGCTGCCGTGGGCCAGGCCTGACGGCCCGCTCACCGAACGGCGCCTGATCTTCACCAACACGGCCGACGGAATCGTCTGGCGCAGCAACTTCAACATCCAGGAGTGGAAGCCCGCCCTTGCGGCGGCCGGCATCATCCCAACGCCCGAACCCGGCAAGCCGTACGCTTCCGCCCGGCACCACGGAATGCACGCGCTGCGCCACTTCTACGCCTCGGTCCTCCTGGACGCGGGCGAGAGCATCAAGGCCGTGAGCGAATACCTCGGGCACTCCGATCCGGCGATGACGCTGCGCGTGTACGCCCACCTGATGCCCAGCAGCAGCGAGCGTGCCCGCCGGGCCCTGGACAGTGTCTTCGGCACGGCCCAGGAGCCCTGA
- a CDS encoding SRPBCC family protein → MAIIRESIDVDRRPEEVYQYVMDAPRMPEWQLSAVSAERLDEGPVGVGTQVRVSRHVGRRVMPMTMEVTEYDPPHSWTMRGIDGPVRAKVHGEVEPYDEGRRSHVTIDIDFEGHGMGKVLVPLVVRPQVRKELPRNEQLLKDRLEHTGE, encoded by the coding sequence ATGGCCATCATCCGAGAGAGCATCGATGTGGACCGCCGTCCCGAGGAGGTCTACCAGTACGTCATGGACGCTCCGCGCATGCCGGAGTGGCAGCTGAGCGCCGTGTCCGCGGAGCGCCTCGACGAAGGGCCCGTCGGCGTCGGCACCCAGGTCCGGGTATCCCGTCACGTCGGCCGCCGCGTCATGCCGATGACCATGGAGGTCACCGAGTACGACCCGCCGCACAGCTGGACCATGCGCGGAATCGACGGCCCGGTCCGGGCGAAGGTGCACGGCGAGGTCGAGCCCTACGACGAGGGCCGCCGCTCCCACGTGACGATCGACATCGACTTCGAGGGCCACGGCATGGGCAAGGTCCTGGTCCCGCTCGTCGTACGCCCCCAGGTCCGCAAGGAACTCCCGCGCAACGAACAGCTCCTCAAGGACCGGCTGGAACACACGGGCGAGTAG
- a CDS encoding phosphatidate cytidylyltransferase: MNDSSWGAPPQAGYWGPTDQGHGHGHVQGQAHGHVQGAAPAGPAYDAYEAPQTRPMPIVPDVTDFGGNQDDDRGAARLSGAPVRNDTNPEPMPDASQPAPKPPKKSAGRDLSAAIGVGVGLGAVIVASLFVVKAVFVGVVAVAVVVGLWELTKRLEERKDIRAPLVPLALGGAAMVVAGYVRGAEGAWVAMALTALAVLVWRMTEPPEGYLRDVTAGVFAAFYVPFLATFVAMMLTADDGPQRVLTFLLLTVVSDTGAYAVGWRFGRHKLAPRISPGKTREGLLGAVSFAMVAGALCMQFLIDDGAWWQGLVLGLAVAVTATLGDLGESMIKRDLGIKDMGTLLPGHGGIMDRLDSLLPTAPVVWLLLVLFVGSG, from the coding sequence ATGAACGACTCTTCCTGGGGGGCGCCGCCACAGGCCGGGTACTGGGGGCCCACCGACCAAGGGCATGGTCACGGGCACGTCCAGGGCCAGGCCCACGGGCACGTCCAAGGGGCCGCTCCGGCGGGTCCCGCATACGATGCGTATGAAGCGCCTCAGACTCGCCCCATGCCCATCGTGCCCGACGTGACCGACTTCGGCGGAAACCAGGATGACGACCGGGGGGCTGCTCGGCTGAGCGGCGCCCCGGTCCGAAACGACACGAATCCGGAGCCCATGCCCGACGCCTCGCAGCCGGCGCCCAAGCCGCCGAAGAAGAGCGCGGGTCGCGACCTGAGTGCCGCGATAGGGGTCGGTGTCGGGCTCGGTGCGGTGATCGTCGCGTCGCTGTTCGTCGTCAAGGCCGTGTTCGTGGGTGTCGTCGCCGTGGCCGTGGTGGTGGGCCTGTGGGAGCTGACCAAACGGCTGGAGGAGCGCAAGGACATCCGCGCGCCCCTCGTGCCGCTCGCGCTCGGCGGTGCCGCGATGGTCGTCGCCGGGTACGTCCGGGGCGCCGAGGGCGCGTGGGTGGCGATGGCGCTCACGGCACTGGCCGTCCTGGTCTGGCGCATGACCGAACCGCCCGAGGGCTACCTCAGGGACGTCACGGCGGGCGTCTTCGCGGCGTTCTACGTGCCGTTCCTGGCGACCTTCGTCGCGATGATGCTGACCGCGGACGACGGGCCGCAGCGGGTGCTCACCTTCCTGCTGCTCACGGTCGTCAGCGACACCGGGGCATACGCCGTCGGCTGGCGGTTCGGTCGGCACAAGCTCGCCCCGCGCATCAGCCCCGGCAAGACCCGCGAGGGCCTGCTGGGTGCGGTCTCCTTCGCCATGGTCGCGGGGGCGCTGTGCATGCAGTTCCTCATCGACGACGGGGCCTGGTGGCAGGGCCTGGTGCTGGGCCTCGCGGTCGCGGTCACCGCCACGCTCGGCGACCTCGGTGAATCCATGATCAAGCGGGACCTCGGCATCAAGGACATGGGCACGCTGCTGCCGGGCCACGGCGGCATCATGGACCGGCTCGACTCGCTGTTGCCCACGGCTCCGGTGGTGTGGTTGCTGCTCGTGCTGTTCGTGGGATCCGGCTGA
- the frr gene encoding ribosome recycling factor produces the protein MIEETLLEAEEKMEKAVVVAKEDFAAIRTGRAHPAMFNKIVADYYGAPTPINQLASFSVPEPRMAVVTPFDKSALRNIEQAIRDSDLGVNPSNDGNIIRVVFPELTEERRREYIKVAKGKGEDAKISIRSVRRKAKEAIDKLIKDGEVGEDEGRRAEKELDDTTAKYVAQVDELLKHKEAELLEV, from the coding sequence GTGATCGAAGAGACCCTCCTCGAGGCCGAGGAGAAGATGGAGAAGGCCGTCGTGGTCGCCAAGGAGGACTTCGCCGCGATCCGCACCGGTCGTGCGCACCCGGCGATGTTCAACAAGATCGTGGCCGACTACTACGGCGCGCCGACGCCGATCAACCAGCTGGCCTCGTTCTCCGTGCCCGAGCCGCGTATGGCCGTGGTGACCCCCTTCGACAAGAGCGCGCTGCGCAACATCGAGCAGGCGATCCGCGACTCCGACCTGGGCGTCAACCCGAGCAACGACGGCAACATCATCCGGGTGGTGTTCCCCGAGCTCACCGAGGAGCGCCGCCGCGAGTACATCAAGGTCGCCAAGGGCAAGGGCGAGGACGCGAAGATCTCGATCCGCTCCGTGCGCCGCAAGGCCAAGGAAGCCATCGACAAGCTGATCAAGGACGGCGAGGTCGGCGAGGACGAGGGCCGCCGTGCGGAGAAGGAGCTCGACGACACCACCGCGAAGTACGTCGCGCAGGTGGACGAGCTCCTGAAGCACAAGGAAGCGGAGCTGCTCGAGGTCTGA
- the pyrH gene encoding UMP kinase: MTTKAQKSDDGKVRGRFLLKLSGEAFSGGGGLGVDPDVVHKIAREIAAVVRDGAEIAIVIGGGNFFRGAELQQRGMDRARSDYMGMLGTVMNCLALQDFLEKVGVDCRVQTAITMGQVAEPYIPLRAVRHLEKGRVVIFGAGMGMPYFSTDTTAAQRALEIDAEALLMGKNGVDGVYDSDPKTNPDAVKFDHLGYGEVITRDLKVADATAVTLCRDNKLPIVVFELLAEGNIGRAVKGEKIGTLVGDPGSRD, translated from the coding sequence ATGACCACCAAGGCCCAGAAGAGCGACGACGGCAAAGTGCGCGGCCGGTTTCTGCTGAAGCTGTCCGGAGAGGCCTTCTCCGGTGGCGGCGGCCTTGGCGTCGACCCCGACGTGGTGCACAAGATCGCCCGCGAGATCGCGGCCGTCGTACGCGATGGCGCGGAGATCGCGATCGTCATCGGCGGTGGCAACTTCTTCCGCGGCGCCGAACTCCAGCAGCGCGGCATGGACCGGGCCCGCTCCGACTACATGGGCATGCTCGGCACCGTCATGAACTGCCTCGCCCTCCAGGACTTCCTGGAGAAGGTCGGCGTGGACTGCCGGGTGCAGACCGCCATCACCATGGGCCAGGTCGCCGAGCCGTACATCCCGCTGCGCGCCGTACGGCACCTGGAGAAGGGCCGCGTGGTCATCTTCGGAGCCGGAATGGGCATGCCGTACTTCTCCACCGACACCACCGCCGCCCAGCGCGCCCTGGAGATCGACGCCGAGGCGTTGCTGATGGGCAAGAACGGCGTGGACGGGGTCTACGACTCCGACCCCAAGACCAACCCGGACGCGGTGAAGTTCGACCACCTCGGCTACGGCGAGGTCATCACGCGCGATCTGAAGGTCGCCGACGCCACCGCCGTGACGCTGTGCCGCGACAACAAGCTCCCGATCGTGGTCTTCGAGCTGCTGGCCGAGGGCAACATCGGACGCGCCGTCAAGGGTGAGAAGATCGGCACGCTGGTGGGGGACCCCGGCAGCCGGGACTGA
- the tsf gene encoding translation elongation factor Ts gives MANYTAADVKKLRELTGAGMMDCKKALDEAEGNVEKAVEALRIKGQKGVAKREGRSAENGAVVSIIADDNSSGVLVELKCETDFVAKGDKFQAVAKTIAEHVAKTSPADLEALLASEIEAGKTVQAFVDEANANLGEKIVLDRFAQYADGFVTAYMHRTMPDLPPQIGVLVELDKPNAEIAKGVAQHIAAFAPKYLSKEDVPAEVVESERRVAEETTRAEGKPEAALPKIVEGRLNGFFKDATLLGQPYALDNKKSVQKVLDEAGVTLKRFTRIKVGI, from the coding sequence ATGGCGAACTACACCGCCGCCGACGTCAAGAAGCTCCGTGAGCTCACGGGCGCCGGCATGATGGACTGCAAGAAGGCGCTGGACGAGGCCGAGGGCAACGTCGAGAAGGCCGTCGAGGCGCTCCGCATCAAGGGCCAGAAGGGCGTCGCCAAGCGCGAGGGCCGCTCCGCCGAGAACGGCGCCGTCGTCTCGATCATCGCCGACGACAACTCCTCCGGTGTCCTGGTCGAGCTGAAGTGCGAGACGGACTTCGTCGCCAAGGGTGACAAGTTCCAGGCCGTGGCCAAGACCATCGCCGAGCACGTCGCCAAGACCTCCCCGGCCGACCTCGAGGCCCTGCTCGCCTCCGAGATCGAGGCCGGCAAGACCGTCCAGGCGTTCGTCGACGAGGCCAACGCCAACCTGGGCGAGAAGATCGTCCTGGACCGCTTCGCGCAGTACGCCGACGGCTTCGTGACGGCGTACATGCACCGCACGATGCCCGACCTGCCCCCGCAGATCGGTGTCCTCGTCGAGCTGGACAAGCCGAACGCGGAGATCGCCAAGGGCGTCGCCCAGCACATCGCCGCCTTCGCGCCGAAGTACCTCTCCAAGGAGGACGTGCCGGCCGAGGTCGTCGAGTCCGAGCGCCGCGTCGCCGAGGAGACCACCCGCGCCGAGGGCAAGCCCGAGGCCGCCCTGCCGAAGATCGTCGAGGGTCGCCTCAACGGCTTCTTCAAGGACGCCACGCTGCTCGGCCAGCCGTACGCGCTCGACAACAAGAAGTCGGTCCAGAAGGTTCTGGACGAGGCCGGTGTCACCCTGAAGCGCTTTACGCGCATCAAGGTCGGCATCTGA
- the rpsB gene encoding 30S ribosomal protein S2, protein MAVVTMRELLESGVHFGHQTRRWNPKMKRFIFTERNGIYIIDLLQSLSYIDRAFEFVKETVAHGGTVMFVGTKKQAQEAIAEQATRVGMPYVNQRWLGGMLTNFSTVYKRLQRLKELEQIDFEDVAASGLTKKELLVLSREKAKLEKTLGGIREMQKVPSAVWIVDTKKEHIAVGEARKLNIPVVAILDTNCDPDEVDYKIPGNDDAIRSVTLLTRVIADAVAEGLISRSGVATEGKGDKAAGEPLAAWERDLLEGEKKADEAAPAAEAPAAEAAPAAEAAPATEAAPAAEATEAAPAAEATEAAPAAEAEKPAEGEKPAEAEQA, encoded by the coding sequence ATGGCCGTCGTCACGATGCGGGAGCTGCTGGAGAGCGGCGTCCACTTCGGTCACCAGACCCGTCGTTGGAACCCGAAGATGAAGCGCTTCATCTTCACGGAGCGCAACGGCATCTACATCATCGACCTGCTCCAGTCGCTGTCGTACATCGACCGCGCCTTCGAGTTCGTCAAGGAGACCGTCGCCCACGGCGGCACGGTCATGTTCGTCGGCACGAAGAAGCAGGCGCAGGAGGCCATCGCCGAGCAGGCCACCCGCGTCGGCATGCCCTACGTCAACCAGCGCTGGCTGGGCGGCATGCTCACCAACTTCTCGACCGTCTACAAGCGTCTGCAGCGCCTCAAGGAGCTCGAGCAGATCGACTTCGAGGACGTCGCCGCGTCCGGTCTGACCAAGAAGGAGCTTCTCGTGCTCTCGCGCGAGAAGGCCAAGCTGGAGAAGACCCTCGGTGGTATCCGCGAGATGCAGAAGGTGCCCAGCGCCGTCTGGATCGTGGACACCAAGAAGGAGCACATCGCCGTTGGTGAGGCCCGGAAGCTGAACATCCCGGTCGTCGCGATCCTCGACACCAACTGCGACCCCGACGAGGTCGACTACAAGATCCCGGGCAACGACGACGCGATCCGCTCCGTCACCCTGCTCACCCGTGTGATCGCGGACGCGGTCGCCGAGGGCCTCATCTCCCGCTCCGGTGTCGCCACCGAGGGCAAGGGCGACAAGGCCGCGGGCGAGCCGCTGGCCGCCTGGGAGCGCGACCTGCTCGAGGGTGAGAAGAAGGCCGACGAGGCCGCCCCGGCCGCTGAGGCCCCCGCCGCCGAGGCCGCTCCGGCCGCCGAGGCCGCTCCGGCCACCGAGGCTGCTCCGGCTGCCGAGGCCACCGAGGCTGCTCCGGCTGCCGAGGCCACCGAGGCTGCTCCGGCTGCCGAGGCCGAGAAGCCGGCCGAGGGCGAGAAGCCGGCCGAGGCCGAGCAGGCCTGA
- a CDS encoding M23 family metallopeptidase: protein MRANRCVRVCARLILLLIVTATALLAPPPPLFAAGARGAPGAPLADPGLPATVPAIGRTWPVGLRPRVLRGWEPPATVYGPGHRGVDLAAPAGTPVRTVAPGRVAFAGSVAGRGVVSVDLTGTGDPPLRTTYEPVTAAVEEGQEVEPGEVIGSVQAGGSHCSAPCVHWGLRRGEGYLNPLSLLPPWLLHRGPSRLLPLA from the coding sequence ATGCGAGCGAACCGATGTGTGCGTGTCTGCGCGCGCCTGATCCTGCTGCTGATCGTCACGGCGACGGCCCTGCTGGCTCCGCCGCCACCGCTGTTCGCGGCGGGTGCGCGGGGCGCGCCGGGTGCGCCCCTGGCCGACCCCGGCCTTCCGGCCACCGTGCCGGCCATCGGCCGCACCTGGCCCGTCGGCTTGCGCCCACGGGTCCTGCGGGGCTGGGAGCCCCCGGCGACGGTCTACGGCCCGGGCCACCGGGGCGTGGACCTGGCGGCACCGGCGGGCACACCGGTTCGAACGGTGGCCCCGGGCCGGGTCGCCTTCGCGGGCTCGGTGGCCGGCAGGGGGGTCGTCTCGGTGGACCTCACGGGGACGGGCGATCCACCGCTGCGCACGACGTACGAGCCGGTGACGGCCGCGGTCGAGGAGGGTCAGGAGGTGGAACCGGGCGAGGTGATCGGGTCGGTGCAGGCGGGCGGCTCGCACTGCTCGGCCCCGTGCGTCCACTGGGGCCTGCGCCGCGGCGAGGGCTACCTGAACCCGCTGTCGCTCCTACCGCCGTGGCTCCTGCACAGGGGGCCGTCGAGACTGCTGCCGCTGGCGTAA
- a CDS encoding TetR/AcrR family transcriptional regulator codes for MAEHRSMQRAALLDAARSLLSEGGTEALTFPALAERTGLARSSVYEYFRSRAAVVEELCEVDFPVWAADVSAAMEQAETAEAKVEAYVRQQLELVGDRRHRAVVAISASELDAGAREKIRAAHGGLVALIVEALGELGHEQPRLAAMLVQGVVDAAVRRIELGAAEEPGAITDAAVSMALRGVRG; via the coding sequence GTGGCCGAGCACCGGTCGATGCAGCGAGCCGCCCTGCTGGACGCGGCTCGTTCCTTGTTGTCCGAGGGCGGTACGGAGGCGCTGACCTTCCCGGCCCTCGCCGAGCGGACGGGCCTCGCGCGCTCGTCCGTCTACGAGTACTTCCGGTCCCGCGCGGCCGTGGTCGAGGAGCTGTGCGAGGTCGACTTCCCGGTCTGGGCGGCGGACGTGTCGGCGGCGATGGAGCAGGCCGAGACGGCCGAGGCCAAGGTCGAGGCGTATGTGCGGCAGCAGCTGGAGCTGGTCGGCGACCGGCGGCACCGGGCCGTGGTCGCGATCTCCGCGAGTGAACTCGACGCGGGGGCGCGGGAGAAGATCCGGGCGGCGCACGGTGGGCTGGTCGCGCTGATCGTCGAGGCGCTGGGCGAGCTGGGGCACGAGCAGCCCCGCCTGGCGGCGATGCTGGTTCAGGGTGTGGTGGACGCGGCCGTGCGCAGGATCGAGCTCGGAGCCGCGGAGGAGCCCGGGGCGATCACGGATGCGGCGGTGTCGATGGCGCTGCGGGGTGTGCGGGGCTGA
- the whiG gene encoding RNA polymerase sigma factor WhiG, translated as MPQHTSGSDRAAIPPAARDGGSVRPPAPSTLDELWRSYKATGDERLREQLILHYSPLVKYVAGRVSVGLPSNVEQADFVSSGVFGLIDAIEKFDVDREIKFETYAITRIRGAMIDELRALDWIPRSVRQKARNVERAYATLEARLRRTPTEGEVASEMGIAVEELHAVFSQLSLANVVALEELLHGGGEGGDGLSVMDTLEDTAADNPVEVAEDRELRRFLARAINTLPDREKTVVTLYYYEGLTLAEIGNVLGVTESRVSQIHTKSVLQLRAKLASFGR; from the coding sequence ATGCCCCAGCACACCTCCGGGTCCGACCGGGCGGCGATCCCCCCAGCCGCCCGTGACGGTGGCAGCGTGCGGCCGCCCGCTCCCTCGACGCTCGACGAGCTGTGGCGGTCGTACAAGGCGACGGGGGACGAGCGGCTGCGGGAGCAGCTGATCCTGCACTACTCGCCGCTCGTGAAGTACGTCGCGGGACGGGTCAGTGTGGGCCTGCCGTCCAACGTCGAGCAGGCGGACTTCGTCTCCTCCGGGGTGTTCGGGCTGATCGACGCGATCGAGAAGTTCGACGTCGACCGGGAGATCAAGTTCGAGACGTACGCGATCACCCGGATCCGCGGCGCGATGATCGACGAACTGCGGGCGCTGGACTGGATCCCCCGCTCGGTACGGCAGAAGGCGCGCAACGTGGAGCGCGCCTACGCCACGCTGGAGGCCCGGCTGCGACGGACCCCGACCGAAGGCGAAGTGGCCTCCGAGATGGGCATCGCCGTCGAGGAACTGCACGCGGTGTTCAGCCAGTTGTCGCTGGCCAACGTGGTGGCCCTGGAGGAACTGCTGCACGGGGGCGGCGAGGGCGGCGACGGACTCAGCGTCATGGACACGCTGGAGGACACCGCGGCCGACAATCCCGTCGAGGTCGCCGAGGACCGGGAGCTGCGGAGGTTCCTGGCGCGGGCGATCAACACGCTGCCGGACCGGGAGAAGACCGTGGTCACGCTGTACTACTACGAGGGCCTCACCCTGGCCGAGATCGGGAACGTGCTGGGCGTGACCGAGAGCCGGGTCAGCCAGATCCACACCAAGTCGGTGCTGCAGCTGAGAGCGAAACTGGCGAGCTTCGGCCGCTGA
- the dprA gene encoding DNA-processing protein DprA produces MSVVGEPDDELLGRVLLTRVLEPGDDVGGRWVREFGTGEVVRRLREGGPALPGASGKRWAGLLARAEAARPGRDLAAARDAGVRFVSPGDAEWPGQLDDLGDARPLGLWVRGRPSLRMWALKSVAVVGARACTEYGAHMAATLAAGLAEQGWVVVSGGAYGVDGAAHRGALGAGGATVAVLACGVDRPYPRGHTQLISRIAEQGLVIGELPPGDHPTPSRFILRNRVIAALTRGTVVVEAAHRSGSLVTARAAQRLGRHTMGVPGPATSGLSAGVHDLLRGEAALVTDVADVVELVGDIGELAPDRRGPVLPRDLLEPAARQVLAALPGRGVARPDEIARSAQTAQDDAIARLYELRALGYVERHGDGWKLTRQAVMSVRDGRGPC; encoded by the coding sequence ATGAGCGTCGTCGGGGAACCGGACGACGAGCTGCTCGGCCGGGTGCTTCTCACCCGGGTCCTCGAGCCCGGTGACGACGTCGGCGGCCGGTGGGTGCGGGAGTTCGGGACCGGGGAAGTGGTGCGGCGGTTACGGGAGGGCGGGCCCGCCCTCCCGGGGGCGAGCGGGAAGCGGTGGGCCGGGCTCCTGGCCAGGGCGGAGGCCGCCCGGCCGGGCCGCGATCTGGCAGCCGCCCGGGATGCCGGGGTGCGGTTCGTCTCTCCCGGGGACGCGGAGTGGCCGGGGCAGCTCGACGATCTCGGGGATGCCCGGCCCCTGGGGCTGTGGGTGCGCGGCCGGCCCAGTCTGCGGATGTGGGCGCTGAAGTCGGTCGCCGTGGTCGGCGCCCGGGCCTGCACCGAGTACGGAGCCCACATGGCCGCGACCCTCGCCGCCGGCCTCGCCGAGCAGGGCTGGGTCGTGGTCTCCGGCGGTGCCTACGGGGTCGACGGCGCCGCCCACCGCGGAGCGCTCGGAGCCGGCGGCGCCACCGTCGCGGTCCTCGCCTGCGGCGTCGACCGGCCCTACCCCCGCGGCCACACCCAGCTGATCAGCAGGATCGCCGAACAAGGACTGGTGATCGGCGAGTTGCCACCCGGCGACCATCCGACGCCGAGCCGGTTCATCCTGCGCAACAGAGTGATCGCAGCCCTCACCCGCGGCACGGTGGTCGTCGAGGCCGCCCACCGCAGCGGCTCCCTGGTCACCGCCCGGGCGGCACAGCGCCTCGGCCGGCACACGATGGGCGTGCCCGGCCCGGCCACCAGCGGGCTCTCCGCCGGAGTGCACGATCTGCTGCGCGGGGAGGCCGCCCTGGTCACCGACGTCGCGGACGTCGTCGAACTGGTCGGTGACATCGGGGAGCTGGCCCCCGACCGGCGCGGCCCGGTCCTGCCCCGTGACCTGCTGGAACCGGCCGCACGGCAGGTGCTCGCCGCACTGCCGGGACGCGGGGTGGCCCGGCCCGATGAGATCGCGCGATCCGCACAGACCGCACAGGACGACGCGATCGCGAGACTGTACGAACTCCGAGCACTCGGTTACGTCGAACGACACGGCGACGGCTGGAAGTTGACACGCCAGGCGGTGATGTCGGTCCGCGACGGTCGCGGGCCGTGTTGA